TCGTATCGTTCTATATCCCAGCAGATTGGCAAAGCTGCAGAGCGCGTACTGTTCCTCAGCGACAACATCCTTGAGTTGGACGCCGCTGGGGAGGCCGGGATGCAATGCGGTCTTGCCCTACGTGAGGGCAACGCGCCTCTAGCACACAGTAATAGCGACGAGTACACCGAGTACCGCACGTTCAGCGAGTTGTAGAGGGGCAGTAGTTTATATGATACATATATAAGATGCAGTAGTGTGCTGGGCAAAGCACTGAGACGTTCCACTAGTTGTCCGCGTACTCTGAGAATAGCATGTTTGCCGTGATttcctcgttcttctcgCAGGCGAAATAAACTTGGATGACGAGCGTTCTTTCGAACCCTAGTTCGCAGAGTCTCTCCACTGCTTGTTCGTCGTGTTCCGAGAGTTGTACTATCTGTGCGGACTCTGACGAGGGCCCACCTGCACCTGGGGCCTCACCACTTTGAGCTGCCTCAGACTCGGCGGTGAACTCGTCCATGTGTGTAAGGTTTTCACCAACGACCTCAAGGAGCATCGACACAAACACTTCCGGGTTGGCCATGATCTGTTCTCTCAATTGAGGGTACCTGTTGGATAAGTTCTCCAAGAGTGGCGCAAGGGCCTCTGGGTTCCCCGAAACGACCTCTCTGAGCGCCATGAGATCCTCTACAGTGAGACCAATGGATCCAGGTGGGGCTGCCGAGGCGGTGCCTGGGGTACCTGGTGTCCCCTCTGCACCGGCGGATTGACCGTTATTCCCCAGTGCTTGTGCGAACAAGTCATCCTCGTGCGGTTGTTCTGGGGGTTCGCTGTGTTCAGGTGACGCTGAGGATTGTGCCTGTTCTGGGGTTTGTTCAGCGGGTTGTTCAGCGGGCTGTGCTGCTGGGATGCCCGTTATCAGGTACTCGACTGCTCTATCTGGGTTATTGAACGCTGCTCTGAGCGCTCTCTCGACTTGAGCTCTTTCGTAACCCATCTCCATTATTCTTTCGACCGTTTCGTTACGTTGTTGGCCTGTGACGAAATCTGGTGTCGAGTTATCAGCAACAACGGAGCCGGCACCCGCGGGTGCAGGTTCAGTTGTAGTGGCGGCGGGAGTTTCAGTTGTTGCAACGGGTTCCGTTTCGGGCTCCTTTACCGGTTCCTTTGCCGGCAccgatttcttctttgaaaccATCATAATAACGTGATCGTTCTCCTTGAGCCCCGTCTCAGCAAACGGTTTAGCGTCCTGGAGCACTTTCCCCGAAAAGATCAGTTTAATCTGTTCTGCATCGCAGTCTCTTGCCGCTGCAAGTTTCTCCTTGACGTCTTTGACCGATTCGTGTTCCAGATCGACGTCTAGCGTCtccttgttcttcttgaagtccTTGAACACCACCTGCACCATTGTAGCTTAAGCTGGGGCTGTGGTGGAGcaagaaacagagagagagtaCCTCTGAGTGTGTGGGATCCTGTTCATGCCTTGGTGTTAATTCAGATCTGCAACGGGTGGCGTGTCACCCCCGACGAGATCACGAAATACGGCATATCATTTTCAACGAACATCACTACCCACGGAATCACTATTTACGGCACATCCTGGTTGAGATGTGGATTCAGAACATGATCATCCCATACTGTCTGGACGATATCTGCTTGTAGCTCTACACAACACTTTATGGAAGTAAGTAACGGCTTGAGCAGCCGGTTGGGACTGTTGAGTTACCCAATAGGCACATCCCGTCACTAGCACATCAGACTCACCCAGAGGGATTCCTAGAATTTAACATGAAGACAGGTCTTATTACCCGGATTCCTTGCTTTCTCGGCACCGCAGCGGCAAAGCACAGCACATCACTGGCTTCTAGACCTAGTGCGGAATTGTGCGGAATTGCACGTGATCACTGCGGAATTGCACGTGACAGGATAGTGCTAAGTACGTGCTGGAAATGCTATAACAACATGGTCGCCCCGACCCGACCAATCATAACACGATTCACATTATCAACCTCTACAGTTGCACCTCGGCAGAAAACCTGCTTTTCTCAACTAATTaacatataaaaagatCATGTATAACCGTCCATTAGAATCTCTCCTACCtcgctcttttttttcgtaGCTTTTTTCTGTATGTTTGGGAACttcctttgggaatggactcatgacccgttaccctatctaatacagtactgtgagctattataaacccgacatgtgagtatacgaactcgagacatgcggatggcccgttatccggaacgtatGTAAGCCGCAAcgtatctgcaccgacatctctcaagaccgtctctaaatccagggCCCCAGCTCACGAACAagtcttagacaagcaagtacaactgatataactaaatactttacgtatacggcgtaaatacacaataccagagtccttacacactttactcaatcacaacctgctttagctcttacagCAAGTATCCCTACTGTAATTATGTTGGGATAATAGTGCTATGCTCTGGCTCTACTGTGCAAGAAAGCAATGCGTTCCGGGTAACATAAAACTGTCTCCAGTTGCGAGAATCACgtgatcaaaaaacttttttcttcgtgCGGAATTCAATTCCTCTACGTCTTCTAAAATGGTTCTACCAGAATTGGCCCGATAGCTGCAGGTTTAGACGACTGAAAGAGCGTTGCCCAGCGTAGAGACCTGCTGAATAACAATGTGGTGCTACCATGACTTCAAGGTCTTTTGTGTTTCTCGTATATGCCTACTGTGCTACCGCCTTATCATACATTTCTAACAATGGACCAAATATCTTATAGAATGTTGCTGTCTACGAACATTATGCTATTATAGCGTATTGCCTGTAAATATACAATTTATCTTAAACTGCCTTCAACGCGTGAATTTACCACTTTCCCATCACGTGATACAAGGTTTTTTGGGAGGGCTTTCAGGAGTGCTGGGCCGTGCAGAAAGCGGCTGCTCGTCGGGGAACGGCGTTCCCACGTGACCGCCTTTTACCGGTCATCACCCGCCACGGCACACCGATAAAACACCCCGCAGCCCGCAGAAACACCCGCAGCACCCACACACCGCCGTTTTATCGGCCCGGCCGCGCCCCGCGCCCCGCTCTGCGCCGCCCCAGAACCCGCCGCAGCGCGCCGCGAAAGgcgaaaatttttcatttttcgTCGACGAAGAATTTGCGATGTCTCCCTAAACGCGGGCGCGCCATATAAAAAGGAGCCCTTGGGAACGTTATCTGGGGTGCTCCATGGCTGTGTTCAAGGAGGAAGGTAAGTACACCACACACTCACTCTCCCACACACACAATggctgaagaagaacacaATTTCGAAGTTGCCGACGCCGGCTCCTCCGCCACCTACCCAATGCAATGTTCCGCCCTTAGAAAGAACGGGTTCGTCGTCATCAAGGGCAGACCTTGTAAGATCGTCGACATGTCCACCTCCAAGACCGGGAAGCACGGCCACGCCAAGGTCCACATGGTCGCCATCGACATCTTCACCGGCAAGAAGCTCGAGGACCTGTCCCCTTCCACCCACAACATGGAGGTCCCAGTCGTCAAGAGAATCGAGTACCAGCTGCTAGACATCGACGACGGGTTCCTGTCCCTGATGACCATGGACGGTGAGACCAAGGACGACGTCAGACACCCAGAGGGCGAGTTGGGCGACTCCATGCAGTCCCAGTTCGACGAGGGCAAGGACCTCAACGTCACCGTCATCTCCGCCATGGGCGAAGAGGCTGcgatctccttcaaagaggcACCAAAGTCTGATTAATCGAAGCGGtgccccccccccctcccccacATATAGCATACATTCAGGCCTCATCGCCTCCAAAACCCCCCGCTCTACTGCCCCTTACGTATCTCACACCGTTACATAATATGTGTTATTTAATCCGATCATTTCTGATATTAACGTTTCCTATTCGGGGCAAAGTGGCCCAGATCCCGGAAAAACGTGTCGATATAGTGAATGCTGGAAAATTTTGCACGCTTGGTACTCGCCAGCAACCAGCACAGACGCCAGCACTCCAGCGCCATGGACCAGTCGACGTACGAGCTGGACGCAGTCGGGCCAGACGCCCTGTTTAACGACAGGGTGCGCCGGTTCCAGGAGTTTTTGGACACGTTTGCCACGTACAAGGACGCAGTGACGCGTGTTtggcaacagcagcaagaacagcagcacTACGATGAGAAGAAGCCGTTGGAGAGTGGCGCGCCGCCCGCGCGCAGGATCACCGTTTCCTTGGACGATCTCCGCGAGTTCGACAGGTCCTTCTGGACAGGCGTGCTCACGCAACCTGCGTATTTCATCCCGCCAGCGGAGAGAGCACTCTCCGATACGGCAGCGGTGCTTGCGCTGTCCGCCGCGGAcggcggtgctggtgcCCGTGCCGCTTGGCGACTCTCCTTCAGTGGGGCATTGGGGGCACACGCCCTCTCGCCACGTACACTGGACTCGACTTTCCTCAACAAGTTGGTCGCCGTGGAGGGGATTGTCACGCGAACGTCGCTAGTGAGGCCAAAACTGATCAGGTCAGTGCATTTCGCTCAGAAGACCGGCAGGTTCCACTACAGGGACTACACGGACGCTACAACAACACTCACCACTAGTATCCCGACCCCGGCAATCTACCCAACCGAGGACCCAGAGGGCAACAAACTCACCACCGAGTACGGGTACTCCACCTACGTCGACCATCAGCGGATCACCGTGCAGGAGATGCCCGAATCCGCCCCCGCGGGGCAACTCCCCCGTTCAGTGGACATCATTCTCGATGACGATCTCGTCGATAGGACGAAACCAGGGGACCGTGTTGTCATTGTGGGTGTGTTCAAGTCCATGGGGGCAGGTGGGCTTAACAAACAGGACAGCGGAGCGGCACAGCAGGGCGGGTTCCGTACATTAGTCCTGGGGAACGCAGTGTACCCGCTCCATGCACGGTCCACTGGTGTCTCCGCTCACGAGACACTCTCCGACTTCGATATCCGCAAGATCAATAAGTTGTCCCAGCGCCGCGACGTGTTCGAGATCCTCGCCCAGTCCCTTGCACCTTCCATCTACGGACACGAGCACATCAAGAGAGCGATTTTGCTCATGTTGCTGGGCGGGGTAGAGAAGAATCTGGATAACGGGTCGCATCTCAGAGGGGATATCAATATCCTCATGGTAGGTGACCCCTCGACGGCGAAATCACAATTGCTTCGGTTCGTGCTTAACACTGCGTCACTAGCGATCGCCACCACGGGGAGAGGGTCCTCAGGTGTCGGTCTTACAGCGGCAGTCACCACGGACAGGGAAACCGGTGAGAGAAGACTAGAGGCTGGTGCGATGGTCCTCGCAGATAGGGGAGTTGTCTGCATTGACGAATTCGACAAGATGACCGACGTAGATAGGGTCGCCATCCACGAAGTCATGGAACAACAGACAGTCACGATCGCAAAGGCTGGGATCCACACCACTTTGAACGCAAGGTGTAGTGTCATCGCCGCGGCAAACCCGGTCTATGGCCAATACGACGTCAACAGGGACCCACATCAGAATATCGCTCTACCAGATTCGTTGCTGTCCCGTTTCGATCTCTTGTTCGTCGTCACGGACGACATCAACGAGATCAGGGACAGGTCCATCAGTGAACACGTCCTCAGAACGCACAGGTACTTACCGCCAGGGTACCTCGAAGGTGAACCCATCAGGGAGAGTATCAACCTCAGTCTTGCTGTCGGCGTCCCAGACGCGGACGCAGCAGAGGACGCCACGGGACGAGGCAATGAGGGCCAacaggaggaggacgacaGTGTCTTTGAGAAGTTCAACCCGCTGTTGCAAGCAGGTGCCAAATTGGCAAGGAACCGCGGGGACTACAACGGGACAGAGATCCCGCAATTGGTAGCGATCCCGTTCCTCAGGAAGTACATACAGTACGCGAAGGAGCGGATCACGCCGCAGTTGACGCAGGATGCAGTGAACATCATCGTTAAGCAGTATGCGGAACTCAGAAACGACGAGAACACGAAGAAATCACCCATCACGCCAAGGACTCTAGAGACGTTGATCAGACTCGCCACTGCGCACGCAAAAGTGAGATTGTCAAGGACGGTCGAAAGGAGAGACGCGCATGCTGCAGCAGGACTGTTGCGGTTTGCTCTTCTGGGGGAGGACATTGGAGACGATTTGGCAGATAACGAGTTCGACTCACCTAGAAGGTCCCCCAAGAAATCACCTAAAAAGAAACCAAGAGTGTCCACCACGTCATCACCATCGAAGGCATCGTCTCTCTCGTCCACGCCAATGGGCGTCACCTCGACACCAAGAGGTACACTCAGGAGGCTGAGACTGGATGATGAGGACTATGAGGACGCAGGAGAGGGTGCTGGTGACAACAACGACGCACAGGAGGCAGAGGTAATGTCACCACTGGCACATGAGGAGGAGCTCGAGTTGCAGAGAAGGTTAGAAATGGGTCTGAGAGTGTCCCCAAGACGCCAAGAACAGTTGTCGTCGCCCAGTAAAAAATCCGCAGGGCCCCTCACGGAACGTGACACTCCAAGTTTGCCCAACTTACCAGC
This DNA window, taken from Huiozyma naganishii CBS 8797 chromosome 7, complete genome, encodes the following:
- the RAD23 gene encoding Rad23p (similar to Saccharomyces cerevisiae RAD23 (YEL037C); ancestral locus Anc_1.480); the protein is MVQVVFKDFKKNKETLDVDLEHESVKDVKEKLAAARDCDAEQIKLIFSGKVLQDAKPFAETGLKENDHVIMMVSKKKSVPAKEPVKEPETEPVATTETPAATTTEPAPAGAGSVVADNSTPDFVTGQQRNETVERIMEMGYERAQVERALRAAFNNPDRAVEYLITGIPAAQPAEQPAEQTPEQAQSSASPEHSEPPEQPHEDDLFAQALGNNGQSAGAEGTPGTPGTASAAPPGSIGLTVEDLMALREVVSGNPEALAPLLENLSNRYPQLREQIMANPEVFVSMLLEVVGENLTHMDEFTAESEAAQSGEAPGAGGPSSESAQIVQLSEHDEQAVERLCELGFERTLVIQVYFACEKNEEITANMLFSEYADN
- the HYP2 gene encoding translation elongation factor eIF-5A (similar to Saccharomyces cerevisiae HYP2 (YEL034W) and ANB1 (YJR047C); ancestral locus Anc_1.478), whose protein sequence is MAEEEHNFEVADAGSSATYPMQCSALRKNGFVVIKGRPCKIVDMSTSKTGKHGHAKVHMVAIDIFTGKKLEDLSPSTHNMEVPVVKRIEYQLLDIDDGFLSLMTMDGETKDDVRHPEGELGDSMQSQFDEGKDLNVTVISAMGEEAAISFKEAPKSD
- the MCM3 gene encoding MCM DNA helicase complex subunit MCM3 (similar to Saccharomyces cerevisiae MCM3 (YEL032W); ancestral locus Anc_1.477): MLENFARLVLASNQHRRQHSSAMDQSTYELDAVGPDALFNDRVRRFQEFLDTFATYKDAVTRVWQQQQEQQHYDEKKPLESGAPPARRITVSLDDLREFDRSFWTGVLTQPAYFIPPAERALSDTAAVLALSAADGGAGARAAWRLSFSGALGAHALSPRTLDSTFLNKLVAVEGIVTRTSLVRPKLIRSVHFAQKTGRFHYRDYTDATTTLTTSIPTPAIYPTEDPEGNKLTTEYGYSTYVDHQRITVQEMPESAPAGQLPRSVDIILDDDLVDRTKPGDRVVIVGVFKSMGAGGLNKQDSGAAQQGGFRTLVLGNAVYPLHARSTGVSAHETLSDFDIRKINKLSQRRDVFEILAQSLAPSIYGHEHIKRAILLMLLGGVEKNLDNGSHLRGDINILMVGDPSTAKSQLLRFVLNTASLAIATTGRGSSGVGLTAAVTTDRETGERRLEAGAMVLADRGVVCIDEFDKMTDVDRVAIHEVMEQQTVTIAKAGIHTTLNARCSVIAAANPVYGQYDVNRDPHQNIALPDSLLSRFDLLFVVTDDINEIRDRSISEHVLRTHRYLPPGYLEGEPIRESINLSLAVGVPDADAAEDATGRGNEGQQEEDDSVFEKFNPLLQAGAKLARNRGDYNGTEIPQLVAIPFLRKYIQYAKERITPQLTQDAVNIIVKQYAELRNDENTKKSPITPRTLETLIRLATAHAKVRLSRTVERRDAHAAAGLLRFALLGEDIGDDLADNEFDSPRRSPKKSPKKKPRVSTTSSPSKASSLSSTPMGVTSTPRGTLRRLRLDDEDYEDAGEGAGDNNDAQEAEVMSPLAHEEELELQRRLEMGLRVSPRRQEQLSSPSKKSAGPLTERDTPSLPNLPAGDQQQSQSQIQLQLQLQQEEESAQSFANVERSSISTSRLSLISGIIAKLMQTELFEEECYPVSALLDRINEQVPEEDQFTAPEYLAGLEIMSDRNNLMISEDKVWRV